Below is a genomic region from Burkholderia pseudomultivorans.
CGAAGCAGGAAAGCACGCTGGCGGCCGCGCTCGAACGGCTCGCCCGCCTGTAAGTGCGCGATCGGGCGACCGCGCGTCGCCCGATCATCGGCCGCACGCAGCGGCCACGTTCATGGCGCGACGCCCTTGGGCGCCGCACCGCCGTCAAGAACGCGCGGCGTTGGACGCGTCGACGAACGCCTTGCGATCGGCCGCCACGCGTTGCGCGGCCGGCCGCTCGCCGACCTGCTTCGCGTGCGCCTTCCAGTCGATTCCCGCGTCGAGCAGGAAATCGCGACCGTAGACGGCCTTCGTCGCCATCCCGATCACCGGCAGGTGAATCGCCGCGGCAATGTCCGCGAGGCTGAACGATTCGCCCATCACGTACGGTGCAAACTTCGTCATCCGCTTGAATGCGTCGATCGCGCGCGGCAGGCGCTTCTCGACGTGCGCCTTCATCCCGTCGCTGACCTTGCCGCCGAAGAACGCTTCCGTATAGATCTCGCGCGCGGTCCATTCGAGATACAGCTCGAGCGTCTCGACGAGTTCGCGTACCTTCGCGGCCGCGAACGGCGCCGACGGAAGAATGGCTTTCTCGGGATAGCGCGCCGC
It encodes:
- a CDS encoding glutathione S-transferase, with the protein product MLQLCGIPLSNYYNKVKFVLLEHDIPFEERPCGLPISDPAVLADSPLGKIPYLKTDEGALFESQVIIEYLAARYPEKAILPSAPFAAAKVRELVETLELYLEWTAREIYTEAFFGGKVSDGMKAHVEKRLPRAIDAFKRMTKFAPYVMGESFSLADIAAAIHLPVIGMATKAVYGRDFLLDAGIDWKAHAKQVGERPAAQRVAADRKAFVDASNAARS